In the Candidatus Saccharibacteria bacterium oral taxon 488 genome, one interval contains:
- a CDS encoding HAD-IC family P-type ATPase: protein MHFYQSSSDEALRRLGSSSSGLSAAEVQRRQKRYGLNVIKVQSEPLWRIILEPFLDIFMLVLLIAAIISLWHGEAIDAIIIFVIAAISAVIFYIQRFSTDRVLRSLSRHDAQKVDVHRVNRTTRIDASQLVPGDVVSLAEGEKVPADIRLLRSANLRVDEAQLTGESLPISKQTDTLTGNKEMYEQTNMLFQGSFVVSGTGTGVVVATGNQTEFGNLAMLSKRESTQSPVQRKIDTLITRVIAAVSAIALVAFGLSLLRGMDVLESLRFVMALAVSAVPESLPIAISVVLVLGMRRMAAKKALVHQMRAIETIGVITTIATDKTGTLTKNKMTVQQTWTPDEATENIDHIIGLVVNRAHAKSHDPLDIALNEYARKQSAAPRHAPVRDLPFSQAHAMSATIWHHGRQFRLYVKGAPEAILAACRVSARTKKRAQQMLDEMTARGYRVIGLATGELDEIIDGFDQLGKLTFAGFVAVADVLRPEAPRAIRAALKAGVSVRMITGDHFETAYQIGRELGMVKDRDEVFDCRDMAKLSDDQLDAIVTKTKVFSRVIPEQKYRLLTILKKHHITAMTGDGVNDVPALTNAHVGVAMGSGSHIAKDAGDIILLNDNFKTIIDAMREGRTIIANIRRMLFYLLSTNTGELITMLGALLIGIKTPLEPVQILWVNLVTDTSMVIPLGLEPGEKQAMNRSPEHPDAPILNHQMIWRMVIVAATMSVMALAVYIFFEKHYGHDYAQTLAFISLVVSQWANAFNARSDSESIFSRLKVMNASFYAGIGLSVMLQLLVFFGPLGTILHITPINFWHGALIGLASFIIPIITCEIHKWQSRRNDHV from the coding sequence ATGCATTTTTATCAATCATCAAGCGACGAGGCGCTGCGGCGACTGGGTTCCTCGAGCAGCGGCCTGAGTGCGGCCGAAGTCCAGCGCCGCCAAAAACGCTACGGCCTCAACGTCATCAAAGTCCAATCCGAACCGCTCTGGCGTATCATCCTCGAGCCATTTCTCGATATCTTTATGCTCGTCCTGCTCATCGCCGCCATCATCAGCCTCTGGCACGGCGAGGCCATTGACGCCATCATCATCTTTGTCATCGCCGCCATCTCGGCCGTTATTTTCTACATTCAGCGCTTCTCAACTGACCGCGTGCTGCGCAGCCTGTCCCGTCACGACGCCCAAAAAGTCGACGTCCACCGCGTCAATCGCACCACGCGCATCGACGCCAGCCAGCTGGTTCCGGGCGACGTCGTTTCACTAGCCGAGGGCGAGAAAGTCCCTGCCGACATCCGCCTCCTCCGCAGCGCCAACTTGCGGGTGGACGAGGCGCAACTGACCGGCGAATCACTGCCAATCTCCAAACAAACCGACACACTCACCGGCAATAAAGAAATGTACGAGCAAACCAACATGCTGTTTCAGGGCTCATTCGTGGTTAGCGGCACCGGCACCGGCGTGGTCGTCGCCACCGGCAATCAGACCGAGTTTGGCAATCTCGCCATGCTCTCAAAGCGCGAATCAACCCAAAGCCCAGTCCAGCGAAAAATCGACACCCTGATCACCAGAGTCATCGCCGCTGTCTCGGCTATCGCCCTCGTCGCCTTTGGGCTGAGCTTGCTGCGCGGTATGGACGTACTAGAGAGTCTACGCTTTGTCATGGCTCTGGCGGTGAGTGCCGTGCCGGAGAGCTTGCCGATTGCCATTTCCGTGGTGTTGGTCTTAGGGATGCGGCGGATGGCCGCCAAAAAAGCGCTGGTGCATCAAATGCGCGCCATCGAGACCATTGGTGTCATCACCACCATCGCCACCGACAAGACGGGCACGCTGACCAAGAACAAGATGACCGTTCAGCAAACGTGGACGCCGGACGAGGCGACAGAGAACATTGACCACATCATCGGACTGGTAGTCAACCGCGCTCACGCCAAGAGTCACGATCCGCTGGACATCGCCCTCAATGAATACGCCCGCAAGCAGAGCGCCGCCCCACGCCACGCACCAGTTCGCGACCTGCCATTCAGTCAAGCCCACGCCATGTCCGCCACCATCTGGCATCACGGCCGGCAGTTTCGCTTGTATGTCAAAGGTGCGCCCGAAGCCATTCTGGCAGCGTGCCGCGTGTCGGCTCGCACCAAAAAGCGCGCCCAGCAAATGCTTGATGAGATGACCGCCCGCGGCTACCGGGTGATTGGGCTGGCGACGGGCGAACTGGATGAGATAATTGATGGCTTTGATCAGCTCGGCAAGCTGACATTCGCCGGCTTCGTGGCCGTGGCCGATGTGCTGCGACCAGAGGCACCGCGGGCTATCCGGGCGGCTCTGAAAGCGGGTGTGTCGGTGCGGATGATCACTGGCGATCACTTCGAGACGGCCTATCAGATTGGCCGGGAGCTTGGCATGGTCAAGGATCGCGACGAAGTGTTTGACTGCCGTGATATGGCCAAGTTGTCTGATGATCAGCTGGACGCCATCGTCACCAAAACCAAAGTCTTCTCCCGCGTCATCCCCGAGCAAAAATACCGCCTGCTGACCATTCTCAAAAAACACCACATCACCGCCATGACTGGCGACGGCGTCAATGACGTACCGGCGCTGACCAACGCCCATGTCGGCGTAGCCATGGGGTCAGGCTCGCACATCGCCAAAGACGCTGGCGATATCATCCTGCTCAACGATAATTTCAAGACCATCATCGACGCCATGCGCGAGGGTCGCACCATCATCGCCAATATCCGCCGCATGCTGTTTTATCTGCTGTCGACTAACACTGGCGAGCTGATCACCATGCTCGGCGCGCTGCTCATCGGCATCAAGACGCCGCTGGAGCCGGTGCAAATCCTCTGGGTCAATCTGGTGACCGATACCTCGATGGTCATCCCGCTTGGCCTGGAGCCGGGTGAAAAGCAGGCTATGAACCGCTCGCCGGAGCACCCCGACGCACCGATTCTCAACCACCAAATGATCTGGCGGATGGTCATCGTCGCCGCCACTATGTCGGTCATGGCACTAGCGGTCTATATCTTTTTCGAGAAGCATTACGGCCACGACTACGCGCAAACGCTGGCCTTTATCTCGCTGGTGGTCAGCCAGTGGGCCAATGCTTTCAACGCCCGCTCCGACAGTGAATCAATCTTCAGCCGCCTCAAGGTCATGAACGCCAGTTTTTATGCCGGCATCGGCCTGTCGGTCATGCTGCAGCTACTCGTCTTCTTCGGCCCGCTTGGCACAATCCTCCACATAACGCCGATCAACTTCTGGCACGGCGCACTCATCGGCCTGGCCTCGTTCATCATCCCGATCATCACCTGCGAGATACACAAGTGGCAAAGTAGGAGGAATGACCATGTCTGA
- a CDS encoding GNAT family N-acetyltransferase has translation MEIRKAKTGDVDFVFRLMTEALEPFYDGDHQAHAQRIFTAHINGNVDSVGQFSLGQYMFIAEVDYHPAGIIHLVIKKQGTVKISPLIVAPEYRGKFGIGSKLLRHAEDFARKHHARQLYCTVAAQNQATFKFLLRKGFHLAGRAQDHYKPGIDECMLYKPLNQSAAPDLSDISIIPFDEKKHAVAARQLILSRVGSDFNGVDDTWVDALFASYQRRESRDINAKYKLIFIAEQDRKVVGVVLATPKKGRPIKIMPLVAKSDAVFEALVVNLPQLLADYGHKLYVHMVPEPWQVACLQRHGWTLEGVFPGGYAPNSVVQQWGISLNKKGMPMRKMRIKKPYFDAIMSGRKTLEVRIGYNSIKRLKEGQLLQLENGHASGVVRIKSIRIYSKFADMLAAEPWQQIVPQVKSQEEALRLLHKIYPPHKERLGVHVIELEKQDSKLEKLI, from the coding sequence GTGGAGATCCGTAAAGCCAAGACAGGCGATGTTGATTTCGTTTTTCGCCTGATGACAGAAGCGCTTGAACCATTTTACGATGGCGATCATCAAGCTCATGCACAGCGGATTTTTACCGCGCATATCAATGGTAACGTCGATTCTGTCGGGCAGTTTTCACTCGGGCAGTACATGTTTATTGCAGAAGTTGATTATCATCCTGCTGGAATAATTCATCTAGTCATCAAAAAACAGGGGACAGTTAAAATTAGTCCGCTCATCGTTGCTCCAGAATATCGCGGTAAATTTGGCATTGGCAGTAAGTTACTTCGCCATGCTGAGGATTTTGCTCGCAAACACCACGCTCGGCAACTCTACTGTACAGTGGCTGCCCAAAACCAAGCCACGTTCAAGTTTCTATTGCGCAAAGGCTTTCATCTGGCTGGTAGGGCGCAAGATCATTATAAACCTGGTATCGACGAGTGTATGCTGTACAAGCCGCTGAATCAAAGTGCAGCTCCTGATTTGTCAGATATTTCAATCATCCCGTTTGACGAGAAAAAGCACGCTGTAGCGGCGCGCCAACTGATCCTGTCGCGAGTGGGCAGTGACTTTAATGGCGTGGATGATACATGGGTGGATGCGCTATTTGCTAGCTACCAACGACGTGAGAGCCGAGATATCAACGCTAAATATAAGCTCATTTTCATCGCCGAGCAGGATAGAAAGGTCGTTGGCGTTGTTCTTGCAACCCCAAAGAAAGGCCGGCCGATTAAAATCATGCCATTGGTAGCAAAATCAGATGCTGTTTTCGAAGCGCTGGTAGTTAACTTGCCACAACTATTAGCTGATTATGGTCACAAGCTGTACGTCCATATGGTCCCTGAGCCGTGGCAGGTCGCCTGTCTCCAGCGTCACGGCTGGACACTTGAAGGTGTGTTCCCGGGAGGATACGCACCAAACAGTGTCGTTCAACAGTGGGGAATCAGTCTCAACAAGAAAGGAATGCCTATGCGTAAGATGCGCATCAAGAAACCCTACTTTGATGCTATCATGTCGGGTCGCAAGACCTTAGAAGTTCGCATCGGCTACAACAGTATCAAGCGCCTTAAGGAGGGCCAACTATTGCAGCTCGAAAACGGGCATGCATCTGGTGTAGTGCGAATCAAGTCAATTCGAATCTACAGTAAATTCGCCGACATGCTGGCGGCTGAGCCATGGCAGCAGATCGTGCCGCAGGTGAAAAGCCAAGAAGAGGCACTTCGCCTCCTTCACAAGATCTACCCGCCGCATAAGGAACGCCTCGGCGTTCACGTTATCGAGCTCGAGAAGCAGGACAGCAAGTTAGAGAAACTCATCTGA
- a CDS encoding DUF421 domain-containing protein, with the protein MNEFILVAIKLLIGFFALTIIINVSGKGNLSPSSASDQVQNYVLGGIIGGVIYNNSIQILDYIGILCIWCALVLTLKWIKQYNVKAKQLIDGRALIIIDNGKINIENCKKVGLSAHDVSFKLRTHHIYSTRKVKRAVVEQDGELIITHEGEENPKFPLITDGQLQTDILHVIGRDEKWLLKEMKKQGLKAYGDVFLGEYVDGKLNLTAY; encoded by the coding sequence ATGAATGAATTCATCCTAGTAGCAATAAAATTGTTGATTGGCTTTTTCGCGCTGACGATAATCATCAACGTTTCCGGAAAAGGTAATTTGTCGCCATCATCTGCCAGCGATCAAGTGCAGAATTATGTACTGGGCGGTATCATTGGAGGCGTTATTTATAACAATAGCATTCAGATTTTGGATTACATCGGTATTTTGTGCATATGGTGCGCGCTGGTGCTGACATTGAAATGGATAAAACAGTATAACGTGAAAGCAAAGCAGCTGATCGACGGCAGGGCGTTGATAATTATTGATAATGGAAAAATCAACATTGAAAATTGCAAGAAAGTTGGCTTGAGTGCTCATGATGTATCGTTCAAACTGCGGACTCATCATATCTATTCAACGAGAAAAGTGAAAAGAGCCGTGGTGGAGCAAGACGGCGAATTGATCATCACTCACGAAGGGGAAGAGAATCCGAAATTCCCATTGATAACAGACGGGCAGCTGCAAACTGATATTTTGCATGTAATTGGCAGGGATGAGAAATGGCTACTGAAAGAGATGAAAAAGCAGGGGCTGAAGGCGTATGGCGATGTGTTTTTAGGGGAGTATGTGGACGGTAAGTTAAACTTGACGGCTTATTGA
- a CDS encoding SLATT domain-containing protein produces the protein MKNSQYTEAIKRKILDEAKRIEEDCLYSAKGHFQAGRFWGNFNLWIGIPTTILAAVGGATALSSFDSHGLVAGILAIIVAALSAVATFVNPVERADTHLSAGNKYNSLRNRARIFGEIDIDIERNDKLLLTLKNLSKERDDLNQELPQIPQWAFRKARKGIEEGEAQYVIDTSQD, from the coding sequence GTGAAAAATTCCCAGTATACGGAAGCTATTAAAAGAAAAATATTAGATGAGGCTAAGCGCATTGAGGAGGATTGTCTCTATTCTGCGAAAGGACACTTTCAGGCGGGGCGCTTCTGGGGTAACTTCAACTTGTGGATAGGGATACCAACAACCATCTTGGCCGCTGTAGGCGGCGCCACAGCCCTATCAAGTTTTGATAGTCATGGTCTAGTCGCAGGCATACTCGCTATTATTGTTGCAGCACTTTCAGCAGTGGCGACCTTTGTAAATCCAGTCGAAAGAGCGGACACGCATTTGAGCGCGGGCAATAAATATAATAGCTTAAGAAATCGTGCAAGAATATTTGGCGAAATCGATATTGACATAGAGAGGAATGATAAACTATTACTTACACTCAAAAATCTAAGTAAAGAGCGCGATGATCTCAATCAGGAGCTCCCGCAAATACCACAGTGGGCATTCCGTAAGGCGAGAAAGGGTATCGAAGAGGGCGAGGCTCAGTATGTGATTGATACCTCACAAGATTAG
- a CDS encoding TRAM domain-containing protein, translated as MRRQIFETLTLEKIVGGGQTLGTLADGRKCFVWGGLPGETVTVRITKKKSHFVEAIVEEVVSPSPDRIRPHDPDSYLSTSPWQIMPLEIEQAYKRQLIDDAFTLHGIALPETIDIYCDNVAYGYRNKVEFSWYSESVVSRAVSQKKSGLVSGSGLFSDDTREIDADSDREESSGDTLDLAFFRRGSKGKTVVDGTSLAHPAINNLARTIRDLLHHKRVVARQLKTLLVRCDQSGSCVWQLYVRDRLPEIITADEAAKLPAQGGEIIYSDPRSPASRITERLAHFGNTTLTDTILGVPFRYACEGFFQVNVPVYEQALRDMKEWVPYNKAHQERQLDQLETHGYTDNQQRAISQKKSGQLHVGPGLFSDDIRAVRLSTIDLYAGVGTIGLTIGGSNVTLVEINADAVREMQRNIAELDRTDARAVLAPSEQALDYITDKEIVIVDPPRAGLHSDVIATLLQKLPPRIIYLSCNPVTQARDVALLQQHYRIAWHRGYNFFPRTPHIEHLIILDKIS; from the coding sequence ATGAGACGGCAGATTTTTGAGACGCTGACACTGGAGAAGATCGTTGGCGGTGGACAAACACTAGGGACGCTGGCCGACGGGCGCAAATGTTTCGTATGGGGCGGACTACCTGGTGAGACCGTCACTGTTCGCATTACCAAAAAGAAGTCGCACTTCGTCGAAGCGATTGTCGAGGAAGTGGTCTCGCCAAGCCCCGACCGCATCCGGCCACACGACCCAGACAGTTATCTTTCGACCAGTCCGTGGCAAATCATGCCGCTCGAGATTGAACAGGCGTACAAAAGGCAACTGATCGACGACGCCTTCACGCTGCATGGTATTGCATTACCAGAGACAATTGACATTTATTGCGACAATGTCGCATATGGTTATCGCAACAAAGTTGAATTTAGCTGGTACAGCGAATCGGTAGTATCCCGAGCGGTATCTCAGAAAAAATCTGGGCTTGTCTCGGGTTCCGGATTATTTTCTGATGATACCCGAGAAATAGACGCTGATAGCGACCGTGAAGAATCATCTGGCGATACGCTTGATTTAGCATTTTTTCGCCGCGGCAGCAAAGGCAAGACTGTCGTCGATGGCACGAGCTTAGCGCACCCTGCAATCAATAACCTGGCACGGACTATCCGTGATTTACTGCACCATAAACGCGTCGTGGCGCGCCAGCTCAAGACCTTGCTCGTCCGCTGTGATCAATCGGGAAGCTGTGTATGGCAGTTGTATGTCAGGGATCGCTTGCCCGAAATAATTACCGCTGATGAAGCCGCCAAGCTACCGGCTCAGGGCGGAGAAATTATCTATTCCGATCCGCGCTCGCCAGCCAGCCGCATCACCGAACGCTTGGCGCATTTCGGCAATACCACCTTGACTGACACCATTCTTGGTGTGCCATTCCGCTACGCCTGCGAAGGCTTTTTCCAAGTCAATGTTCCAGTTTACGAGCAGGCGCTGCGCGATATGAAGGAGTGGGTGCCGTACAATAAGGCACACCAGGAGCGCCAGCTGGATCAGTTGGAGACACATGGCTACACCGATAATCAACAGCGAGCAATATCTCAGAAAAAATCTGGGCAACTTCACGTGGGTCCCGGATTATTTTCTGATGATATTCGAGCTGTCAGATTATCAACCATCGACCTCTACGCTGGCGTCGGCACCATCGGCCTGACCATTGGCGGCAGCAACGTCACGCTGGTGGAAATCAACGCCGACGCTGTCCGCGAAATGCAGCGCAACATCGCCGAACTTGACCGCACCGACGCCCGCGCTGTCCTCGCTCCCAGCGAACAAGCCCTCGACTATATTACAGACAAGGAAATCGTCATCGTTGATCCGCCGCGCGCCGGCTTGCATTCCGATGTTATTGCGACATTGTTGCAAAAACTACCGCCGCGTATTATTTATCTCAGCTGCAATCCTGTCACCCAAGCCCGCGACGTCGCCTTGCTCCAGCAACACTACCGCATCGCTTGGCACCGCGGCTACAACTTTTTCCCGCGTACGCCGCATATTGAACACTTAATCATTCTTGACAAAATTTCATAA
- a CDS encoding ATP-binding cassette domain-containing protein encodes MSLLTLRDIIYSYADGTSNVLNGINYQFEKGKFYAIVGSSGAGKSTLLGLLAGLDTPTGGQILFDDEDIAEQGYSHHRKHNISLVFQNYNLIDYLTPLENLKLVNSKATNETLHSMGLDDDHIHRNVMKLSGGQQQRVAIGRALVSHAPIILADEPTGNLDETTAADIIDILRRVAHENDKCVIVVTHSKQLAKQADVVLKLKDKKLRA; translated from the coding sequence ATGTCATTACTTACTTTACGCGATATCATTTACTCATATGCTGACGGTACCAGCAACGTGCTCAACGGCATCAATTATCAATTTGAAAAAGGCAAATTCTACGCCATCGTCGGTAGTTCTGGGGCTGGTAAGTCGACACTGCTGGGGCTACTAGCCGGGCTGGACACGCCGACTGGCGGGCAGATTTTGTTCGACGACGAAGACATCGCCGAGCAGGGCTATTCGCACCATCGCAAGCATAATATCTCGCTGGTGTTTCAGAATTATAACCTGATCGATTACCTGACACCGCTGGAGAACTTGAAATTGGTTAATTCCAAGGCCACTAACGAAACGCTGCACTCTATGGGCCTGGACGACGATCACATTCACCGTAACGTCATGAAGCTTTCTGGCGGACAGCAACAGCGCGTGGCGATCGGGCGAGCCCTCGTCTCGCATGCACCGATTATCTTGGCGGACGAGCCGACCGGCAACCTGGACGAAACCACCGCCGCTGATATCATTGACATCCTGCGTCGGGTCGCCCACGAAAACGACAAGTGCGTCATCGTCGTCACCCACAGTAAACAGCTGGCCAAGCAGGCGGATGTGGTGTTGAAGCTGAAGGATAAGAAGCTACGGGCATAG
- a CDS encoding DUF3850 domain-containing protein, protein MKIITKKSYPDLFEKVLAGEKTFDMRVADFDIQPGNILEQIEINYDGTPTGRKVRHVVGEVLRTKEIDFWKQEDIDQYGYQVMSLAERVD, encoded by the coding sequence ATGAAAATTATCACCAAAAAATCTTACCCCGATTTATTCGAAAAAGTCCTAGCGGGCGAGAAAACGTTTGATATGAGAGTGGCCGATTTTGACATCCAACCCGGCAACATTCTGGAGCAGATTGAGATAAATTATGACGGAACGCCAACCGGCCGCAAAGTCCGTCATGTAGTCGGCGAAGTTTTACGCACGAAAGAAATCGATTTTTGGAAACAAGAAGACATTGATCAATACGGCTATCAAGTGATGTCGCTTGCCGAGCGGGTTGATTAG
- a CDS encoding FtsX-like permease family protein, with protein MMTIIKRAWTAVTRKRRRSLTIALIMTLIFTLLIGTLTVQQAMAQLKQSIERNIRAGFSIASKQPSGEVPMDIAQRVQHLDKVKAHNFQAETTAGLPGKQLIDTAGSGVQLDANVAGEAKVTGATESNLLGEFTGRFYQLEQGKHLGANDQNAALIHKTFAEKNNIKPGDKLDITKDGRRVTVTVAGIFSGKGEKPAVLQSDMAENHLITNLAAAQQLTGSQQLTRATYFAENPHQLKSLTDRTKSLPNVDWQKFSLTDNGAVFAGVLQNIAGIQNILTIATIGAAAAGLAVLSLVLVFWVRGRLHEIGILLSIGTSKRQIIGQLLAELAIIALVSSVFAIAIGSVASSQISTALTAQTDQSQRIEKTAVQATPVATYLEAFAFSYVVVLLSAIAATAPIMRQSPKQILAKLS; from the coding sequence ATGATGACGATTATCAAACGAGCCTGGACGGCTGTGACGCGTAAGCGGCGTCGCAGCCTGACCATCGCCCTGATCATGACGCTGATTTTCACGCTGCTCATCGGCACGCTGACGGTGCAGCAGGCGATGGCGCAGCTGAAGCAGTCAATTGAACGAAACATCCGCGCTGGCTTTAGTATCGCCAGCAAGCAGCCATCGGGCGAGGTGCCGATGGATATCGCGCAGCGAGTGCAGCACCTGGACAAGGTCAAAGCACACAATTTCCAGGCAGAGACCACTGCGGGACTGCCGGGCAAGCAATTAATCGACACGGCAGGCAGCGGCGTGCAGCTGGACGCTAACGTGGCTGGCGAGGCGAAGGTGACGGGCGCGACAGAAAGCAATCTGCTCGGCGAGTTCACCGGTCGATTTTACCAACTAGAACAGGGTAAGCATCTGGGGGCGAACGATCAGAACGCGGCCCTGATTCACAAAACCTTCGCTGAGAAAAATAATATCAAGCCAGGCGACAAGCTGGACATCACCAAAGACGGCCGGCGGGTGACGGTAACTGTCGCAGGGATCTTCAGCGGCAAAGGCGAAAAGCCAGCGGTCTTACAGTCTGACATGGCAGAGAATCATCTCATCACCAACTTGGCTGCGGCGCAGCAACTGACAGGTAGCCAGCAGTTGACGCGGGCGACGTATTTCGCCGAAAATCCGCATCAGCTGAAGTCGTTAACGGACCGCACTAAAAGCCTACCAAACGTCGATTGGCAGAAATTCAGTCTAACTGACAACGGGGCCGTGTTCGCTGGGGTTCTCCAAAACATCGCTGGCATTCAAAACATTTTGACGATTGCCACCATCGGCGCAGCCGCGGCGGGGCTGGCGGTGCTGTCGCTGGTGCTGGTATTCTGGGTGCGCGGCCGCTTGCATGAAATTGGCATCTTGCTGTCTATCGGCACGTCGAAGCGGCAGATTATCGGGCAATTACTGGCGGAGCTGGCGATCATCGCTCTAGTTAGCTCGGTGTTCGCTATCGCTATCGGTTCGGTCGCCTCATCGCAGATTTCTACTGCCCTGACAGCGCAAACTGACCAAAGCCAGCGCATAGAAAAGACTGCGGTGCAAGCTACGCCAGTAGCGACCTACCTAGAGGCTTTCGCCTTCAGCTACGTAGTCGTTCTGCTATCAGCCATCGCTGCCACCGCGCCAATCATGCGCCAATCACCAAAGCAAATTTTAGCAAAATTAAGTTAG
- a CDS encoding NUDIX domain-containing protein — MTMSELKTIRAAYRVSVKGLIYDDNNGKLLFVRERSDTWDLPGGGLEHGESIAEALRRECREELGTEIEITNAAPIIIPTWSKKFDTPVLIIAYQVRLVSPPTTTTDVSELRYIGADELKQVELDSTLSAMIDQFYV; from the coding sequence ATGACCATGTCTGAGCTCAAAACTATCCGAGCCGCCTATCGCGTGTCAGTCAAGGGCCTGATTTATGATGATAATAATGGAAAGTTGCTATTCGTCCGCGAGAGGAGCGATACGTGGGATTTACCCGGTGGCGGACTGGAACACGGCGAGAGCATAGCCGAGGCCTTGCGGCGTGAGTGCCGAGAAGAGCTGGGCACTGAGATAGAAATTACAAATGCAGCGCCAATCATCATCCCGACATGGAGCAAAAAGTTCGACACCCCGGTGCTTATCATCGCTTACCAGGTTCGCCTCGTGTCACCACCCACAACCACGACAGACGTCAGCGAGCTGCGATATATTGGAGCCGATGAGCTCAAGCAGGTTGAGCTTGACTCGACATTGTCGGCCATGATAGATCAGTTTTATGTATAG
- a CDS encoding FtsX-like permease family protein, with protein sequence MSFIQRAWLYITRKKLKTLILLAILLCMSTIMLSGFAIKHSTDAAAQSLDKTLKAGFTLGNNPRTNPGTARGSGTVSNKDIDAVKNLEGVTDYVKRQNATVDFINTKLVPLPSGGSGYDAEKDKQFGNAATIIGVNKSESEKKFRAESLKLIAGRHITENDSHKILVHEDFAKANNLKLGSKIKLKANQYDTDNEHPSKDEVEVEIVGIFNGKNPKQATYQVELFENLFLTDIATTRQLNAYTEQNEIYQDATFFTKGTKQLDEVMARANKLPVNWQKYQLNKNSQELAGVTGAVNGVYGLIDGMLWATALVSVAVIGMVLYLWMNERKREAGVLLATGVPQSKIVLQYIAELVMIAVLSFGASYFTAGLIAQQLGDHVVSQAAQNATRQAGSSLNGASLGADADSVTSSRTLDKVTVGVQPTDLLAVWGAGLAVIIIAVLLASRPITQSTPKELLTEVD encoded by the coding sequence ATGTCATTTATACAACGTGCCTGGTTGTATATCACCAGGAAAAAACTCAAAACGCTGATTTTGCTGGCGATTTTGCTGTGTATGTCGACGATTATGCTGAGTGGATTTGCCATCAAGCATTCGACCGACGCGGCGGCGCAGTCGCTAGACAAAACGCTCAAGGCCGGCTTTACGCTGGGCAATAATCCGCGCACCAATCCGGGAACCGCTCGCGGTTCGGGAACGGTGTCGAACAAAGATATCGACGCGGTGAAGAATCTGGAGGGCGTGACGGACTATGTCAAACGCCAGAACGCCACGGTCGACTTTATCAATACCAAGCTTGTGCCACTACCAAGCGGTGGCAGCGGCTATGATGCTGAGAAAGACAAGCAGTTTGGCAACGCCGCCACCATCATCGGCGTCAATAAGTCTGAATCCGAGAAGAAGTTCCGGGCCGAATCGCTCAAGCTCATCGCTGGCCGGCACATCACCGAGAACGATTCGCACAAGATTTTGGTGCACGAAGACTTCGCCAAGGCTAATAACCTGAAACTTGGCAGTAAAATTAAGTTAAAGGCCAACCAATACGACACCGACAACGAGCATCCATCCAAGGACGAGGTTGAGGTAGAAATCGTCGGTATATTTAACGGCAAGAACCCAAAGCAGGCGACGTACCAGGTGGAGTTGTTCGAGAATTTGTTCTTGACTGACATCGCGACGACCCGCCAGTTGAATGCGTATACCGAGCAAAATGAGATTTACCAAGATGCCACGTTCTTCACCAAAGGCACCAAGCAGCTGGACGAGGTGATGGCGCGGGCAAATAAACTGCCAGTTAATTGGCAAAAGTACCAGTTGAATAAGAATAGCCAGGAGCTAGCCGGTGTGACTGGTGCAGTCAATGGCGTGTACGGCTTGATCGACGGTATGCTGTGGGCGACGGCACTGGTCAGTGTCGCGGTAATCGGCATGGTGCTGTACTTGTGGATGAACGAGCGCAAGCGCGAAGCGGGCGTACTCTTGGCGACGGGCGTGCCGCAGTCAAAGATTGTGCTGCAATATATCGCTGAGCTAGTGATGATCGCGGTGCTGAGCTTCGGTGCGTCGTACTTTACCGCAGGGCTGATTGCTCAGCAACTGGGTGATCACGTGGTGTCGCAGGCGGCGCAGAATGCCACGCGTCAAGCTGGCAGTTCCCTCAACGGTGCGTCGCTCGGTGCTGACGCTGACTCGGTGACGTCGTCACGCACGTTGGACAAGGTGACGGTTGGTGTGCAACCGACGGATCTATTGGCGGTGTGGGGCGCTGGACTAGCGGTGATTATCATCGCGGTGCTCTTGGCCTCTCGACCGATTACCCAGTCAACGCCAAAAGAATTACTAACCGAAGTGGACTAG